In Thermodesulfobacteriota bacterium, a genomic segment contains:
- the tnpA gene encoding IS200/IS605 family transposase — translation MGLKRSSHALYDTAYHLVWCPKYRKTIFEDETIRERAEQLIKEICVEYGIEIEEMEVAIDHVHLLVSFP, via the coding sequence ATGGGACTGAAGAGGTCGAGTCATGCGCTCTACGACACGGCATACCATCTGGTATGGTGCCCGAAATATCGGAAGACGATATTTGAGGATGAAACGATAAGGGAGCGCGCGGAACAGCTTATAAAAGAAATATGTGTGGAATACGGGATAGAGATTGAGGAAATGGAAGTAGCCATTGATCATGTGCATCTGCTGGTATCGTTTCC
- a CDS encoding PAS domain-containing protein, with the protein MKKNDFYGIEDIFETIREPLLVLDANLNILSANRSFYSIFKVEQGKTIGHLIFDVGNKQWDIPALRTLLEDILPTHKRFDNYEVEHDFPAIGYKTMLLNARQIYREDVGTQMILLAIEDITERREIEKGLEKARKELEVTKISEDEAREYAESIINTVREPLIALDQDLRVVTASRSFYEVFRVTPEETVGQLIYDLGNKQWNIPKLRELLETILPEKTTFDNYEVEHEFSTIGRRIMLLNARQIQRVSGKERIILLAIEDITERKEIESGLENARKELEAFAYSVSHDLRAPLRAIDVFSRIVLEDYAEKLDDEGKRLLNIIRSNTQKMDQLIIDMLELSRASRTEMKLTRIDMTALVNSVYHELASPEIQQKFVFSVSALPDALGDPTLIRQVWINLISNAIKYTMPKEERRIEIGSRIENSMNAYSIKDTGVGYNPDYAHKLFGLFQRLHKAEVFEGTGVGLAIVKRVILRHGGNVWAEGKVNEGATFCFSIPIKEAHDDQSK; encoded by the coding sequence ATGAAGAAAAATGATTTTTACGGAATTGAAGACATATTCGAGACGATCCGTGAACCGCTTTTAGTTCTGGATGCGAACCTGAATATTCTCTCTGCCAACCGGAGCTTCTATAGCATCTTCAAGGTAGAGCAGGGAAAAACCATCGGACATCTCATCTTTGATGTCGGCAACAAACAGTGGGACATACCTGCGCTTCGGACATTGCTTGAGGACATTCTCCCAACACACAAACGGTTTGATAACTACGAAGTTGAGCATGATTTCCCTGCCATCGGCTACAAAACAATGCTCCTGAATGCCCGCCAGATCTATCGGGAAGATGTCGGCACACAGATGATCCTCCTTGCCATCGAGGACATTACCGAGCGTAGGGAGATAGAAAAGGGGCTGGAAAAAGCCCGTAAAGAACTGGAAGTAACTAAAATATCTGAAGATGAAGCCCGCGAGTACGCCGAGAGCATCATCAACACCGTGCGTGAACCCTTAATCGCTCTGGATCAGGATTTAAGGGTAGTCACCGCCAGCCGTTCCTTCTATGAAGTCTTTAGGGTAACCCCTGAAGAGACCGTGGGACAGCTTATCTATGACCTGGGCAATAAACAGTGGAATATCCCCAAGCTGCGGGAACTGCTGGAAACCATCCTTCCCGAAAAGACAACCTTTGATAACTATGAGGTTGAACACGAGTTTTCTACCATTGGCAGGCGCATAATGCTTTTGAATGCCCGGCAAATTCAAAGAGTGTCGGGAAAGGAGCGGATAATCCTGCTTGCCATTGAGGACATTACCGAGCGTAAGGAGATAGAATCCGGTCTGGAAAACGCGCGTAAAGAACTGGAAGCCTTTGCCTACTCTGTTTCGCACGACCTTCGTGCGCCGTTGCGTGCAATTGACGTGTTCTCCCGAATTGTTCTGGAAGATTATGCAGAAAAGCTTGATGATGAAGGCAAAAGGCTCCTGAACATCATCCGGTCAAACACACAGAAGATGGACCAGCTTATCATCGATATGCTTGAGCTTTCGCGGGCAAGCCGGACGGAGATGAAACTGACCCGGATTGATATGACTGCGCTTGTCAATTCCGTATACCATGAATTGGCTTCACCCGAAATTCAGCAGAAATTCGTCTTTTCCGTCTCTGCCTTGCCTGATGCCCTTGGCGACCCTACATTAATCCGACAGGTATGGATCAATCTTATTTCCAATGCCATTAAATATACAATGCCCAAAGAAGAGCGTAGAATTGAGATAGGAAGCCGTATAGAAAACAGCATGAATGCTTATTCCATCAAAGACACCGGGGTTGGATACAATCCCGATTACGCGCATAAGCTCTTTGGTCTTTTCCAGCGGCTGCACAAAGCCGAGGTGTTCGAAGGAACAGGTGTAGGGCTTGCAATCGTGAAACGCGTCATCCTTCGCCACGGCGGAAATGTATGGGCCGAAGGGAAAGTGAATGAGGGCGCGACATTCTGTTTTTCGATACCAATAAAGGAGGCACATGATGATCAATCCAAATGA
- a CDS encoding protein-L-isoaspartate(D-aspartate) O-methyltransferase: MIRNDIEGRGIKDKRVIEVMGRIPRHLFVDDSMRGRAYSDYPLPVGEGQTISQPYIVALMTEALRLKPTDRVLEIGTGSGYQAAVLSEIVKEVYTIEIKKLLADKATARLGGLGYKNVKVKYGDGYSGWPEYAPFDAIIITASVNHIPPLLIKQLKEGGRLILPLGSTINFQTLTLVTKRKGVLDVQQLSSVAFVPMTGESEKKK, from the coding sequence ATGATCAGGAACGATATTGAAGGCAGGGGGATAAAAGATAAAAGGGTCATTGAGGTGATGGGAAGAATACCAAGGCATCTTTTTGTAGATGACAGCATGAGAGGCAGGGCATATTCTGACTATCCACTGCCGGTAGGAGAAGGGCAGACAATTTCCCAGCCATACATTGTTGCCCTGATGACAGAGGCATTAAGATTGAAGCCGACAGATAGGGTCCTCGAGATCGGTACCGGTTCCGGATACCAGGCTGCAGTTTTGTCGGAAATCGTCAAAGAAGTATATACCATAGAGATAAAAAAATTATTAGCTGACAAGGCTACTGCGAGACTCGGAGGCCTTGGTTACAAAAATGTCAAGGTGAAATACGGGGACGGCTATTCTGGATGGCCGGAGTATGCGCCTTTTGATGCCATAATCATAACCGCATCAGTTAACCATATCCCGCCATTACTAATCAAGCAGCTCAAGGAGGGGGGAAGACTTATTCTTCCTCTCGGCAGTACCATCAATTTTCAGACACTGACATTGGTGACAAAAAGGAAAGGCGTTCTCGATGTTCAGCAGTTGAGTTCCGTGGCTTTTGTCCCTATGACTGGAGAGTCTGAAAAGAAGAAATAA